The sequence ATCTCCATGAATATTCAGAAAAATGAATTCATTATATTGCTTGGACAATCCGGGTCGGGAAAAAGCACGCTTTTAACGGCTATCGGAGGACTAAACAAACCGACATCCGGCAGCGTTATTGTCGATCAAATAGATATATACCGTCTTAACAATTCGCGTCTCGCCGACTTCCGTAAAGAATATATCGGATTCATATTCCAAAATTTCCAATTGATGCCTTACCTGACCGTAGAAGAAAACATTATGATGCCCTTGTCAATTACGGAATTAAGTTCCGAAGAACAAAGAGCAAGAGTAGACGCCTTAATAAAAAAAATAAGTTTAACGGGCAAATCCAAGAGATTAATCCACGAATTAAGCGGCGGAGAACAACAAAGAGTCGCTATAGCAAGAGCGCTCGTAAACGATCCTCTGATAATATTGGC comes from Melioribacter roseus P3M-2 and encodes:
- a CDS encoding ABC transporter ATP-binding protein, encoding MNFIEIKNLVKQYYTGAEEVRAVNGISMNIQKNEFIILLGQSGSGKSTLLTAIGGLNKPTSGSVIVDQIDIYRLNNSRLADFRKEYIGFIFQNFQLMPYLTVEENIMMPLSITELSSEEQRARVDALIKKISLTGKSKRLIHELSGGEQQRVAIARALVNDPLIILADEPTGNLDSRTGAAIMDLFSELNDEGKTIIIVTHNKEYVHYSTKCVELHDGSVKNIEIFKNAMAPAEI